A single Candidatus Bathyarchaeota archaeon DNA region contains:
- the nifS gene encoding cysteine desulfurase NifS, whose translation MVKEVYMDYAATTPMDIQVLEAMKQYFSKDFGNASSIHSFGQEAKDALENSRNIISGLINANNSEVIFTGSGSEANNLAIKGIASANKSPRKHIITSAIEHHAVLEPCEWLEKQGIDLTVLPVDKYGLIDPGKVEDAIRKDTILVTIMHANNEIGTIEPISEIGKICREKNIYFHTDAVQSFGKIPIDVERMNIDLLSASAHKLYGPKGVGCLYVRKGIKIESLIHGGGHEFGLRSSTENIPGIVGFSKAVELRIKEMNDEAKKLSKLRDTMIKNFLKIENSFLNGHPSIRLPNNVNLCFNFIEGESLIMHLDSQGIAASTGSACSSKSLEPSHVLTAIGRRHEEAHGSLRLTLGKHNTAADVEYVVEILPDIIEKLRKISPLKKET comes from the coding sequence ATGGTAAAGGAAGTCTATATGGATTATGCAGCTACTACACCAATGGATATACAAGTATTAGAAGCTATGAAACAATACTTCTCGAAAGATTTTGGTAATGCGTCGTCAATTCATTCATTCGGTCAGGAAGCTAAAGATGCTTTAGAAAATTCTAGAAATATTATATCAGGTTTGATCAATGCTAATAACAGTGAGGTAATTTTTACAGGAAGCGGTAGTGAAGCCAATAATTTAGCTATCAAGGGTATAGCTTCTGCAAATAAATCTCCTAGAAAGCACATTATTACTTCTGCTATTGAACATCATGCTGTTCTAGAACCATGTGAATGGTTAGAGAAACAAGGAATTGACCTAACAGTATTGCCTGTAGATAAATACGGATTAATCGATCCTGGCAAAGTTGAAGATGCTATAAGAAAAGATACGATTTTGGTTACTATAATGCATGCAAATAATGAGATAGGTACTATTGAACCGATCTCAGAAATTGGAAAGATTTGCAGGGAGAAAAATATCTATTTTCATACAGATGCTGTTCAAAGTTTTGGGAAAATTCCAATCGATGTAGAGAGGATGAATATTGATTTACTTTCCGCCTCTGCACACAAACTTTATGGACCAAAAGGTGTTGGTTGCCTTTATGTTAGAAAAGGGATCAAAATTGAATCACTAATACATGGCGGCGGACATGAATTTGGTCTACGTAGCAGTACTGAGAACATCCCCGGGATTGTCGGCTTTAGCAAAGCGGTTGAACTACGAATAAAAGAAATGAATGATGAAGCTAAAAAATTATCGAAATTACGGGATACAATGATAAAAAATTTTCTTAAAATTGAAAACTCATTTTTGAATGGACACCCATCAATACGATTACCAAACAATGTAAATCTTTGTTTTAATTTTATTGAAGGCGAATCATTAATCATGCATCTTGACTCACAAGGTATTGCAGCTTCCACTGGTTCCGCTTGTTCATCAAAATCTCTTGAGCCCAGCCATGTATTAACCGCAATTGGTCGAAGACATGAAGAAGCGCACGGTTCATTAAGATTGACTCTTGGAAAGCATAATACTGCGGCAGATGTTGAATATGTTGTAGAAATATTACCCGATATAATAGAGAAATTAAGGAAAATTTCCCCTCTGAAAAAAGAAACGTAG
- a CDS encoding YeeE/YedE thiosulfate transporter family protein, giving the protein MIVLPILFVALITGIILGFIFERNQFCTVRILNNAFSIKAYEGLIGLVVLILLSTILFNLALFSGIVARFNILHTMGLSQAVICAPTFIPWINFVGAFLFGVGMVFAGMCVAGMLFRMGEGYLSSFLTFIGIALGFTTISFLNEIRIGLPKFFAGITHELCPPGVMLYDILGLDPILIIITFSASYIALIIIIKKVF; this is encoded by the coding sequence TTGATAGTTTTACCTATTCTTTTTGTAGCATTAATAACAGGCATAATCTTAGGTTTCATTTTCGAAAGGAATCAGTTCTGCACAGTAAGGATCTTGAATAATGCTTTTTCAATTAAAGCATATGAAGGGCTCATTGGACTTGTTGTATTGATACTATTGAGTACAATTCTATTTAATCTTGCATTATTCTCGGGTATAGTTGCCAGATTTAATATTCTGCACACTATGGGTCTAAGTCAAGCTGTAATATGTGCACCAACATTCATACCTTGGATAAATTTTGTTGGTGCTTTCTTATTTGGTGTTGGCATGGTATTTGCTGGAATGTGTGTTGCTGGAATGCTCTTCAGGATGGGTGAGGGGTATCTGAGTTCATTCTTAACCTTTATAGGCATAGCCCTTGGTTTTACCACAATTTCATTCTTGAACGAAATTAGAATTGGCTTACCAAAGTTCTTTGCCGGAATTACTCATGAACTATGTCCGCCTGGTGTAATGTTATATGATATTTTAGGATTAGATCCAATTTTAATTATAATTACATTTTCGGCTTCTTATATCGCATTGATTATTATAATCAAAAAGGTGTTTTGA
- a CDS encoding YeeE/YedE family protein, translating into MGSILRISNPILAGVSIAIINTICLIFIAPYAPSGIAIGFLFVPLLFSSFFIQSMDIILQSLVQSDAFKIFLISSVWGIGTIIGSYMSAVTNGRFKFRRFNKLSGIRSLSGGLLMGIGIALMSGCNVFHVFGGLPLFVPISILATFGIVIGALFGFRLYQLILK; encoded by the coding sequence ATGGGATCGATTCTTAGGATTTCTAATCCGATTTTGGCAGGCGTTTCTATTGCTATAATCAATACCATATGCCTAATTTTTATAGCACCTTACGCTCCATCTGGAATAGCAATTGGGTTTCTTTTTGTACCATTGTTATTCTCATCATTTTTTATTCAAAGCATGGATATAATACTGCAATCCCTAGTTCAATCAGATGCTTTCAAGATATTTCTAATCTCTTCAGTATGGGGGATTGGCACTATTATTGGTTCATATATGTCAGCGGTTACAAATGGGAGGTTCAAGTTTAGACGATTTAATAAATTATCAGGAATTCGTTCTCTCTCTGGAGGCTTACTAATGGGTATTGGGATTGCATTAATGAGCGGTTGCAATGTATTTCACGTATTTGGAGGTCTTCCTTTATTTGTTCCTATAAGTATCTTAGCAACTTTTGGAATCGTAATAGGTGCTTTATTTGGCTTTAGATTATATCAATTGATTTTAAAATGA
- a CDS encoding M48 family metalloprotease, with protein MKEYLDCYLACIIPSSINSYILISLFSALLVLFSLSYVMKRGRRFMIYGQGITTLIILTNLILMRGCDMFKFLWVYASVVIVGVIILIGVRYNISKWVKEAIVPPAYIKNIAEQLKADISILNWPGVSAFTFRKRIFLTTGLLQLLNFDEIKAVIAHETYHVNSGNIPIIASFVGITSLTFVRYKEEYKADEFAAKLVGADNLITALNKMKVKNRLKRIDAIDKTISS; from the coding sequence ATGAAAGAATATCTTGACTGTTACCTAGCTTGTATCATCCCATCTAGTATTAATTCCTATATATTGATATCATTATTTTCAGCCCTTCTAGTTCTGTTTTCTTTATCATATGTGATGAAGAGAGGCCGTCGATTTATGATCTATGGACAAGGAATTACGACATTAATAATATTAACAAATCTTATTCTGATGAGGGGTTGTGATATGTTCAAGTTTCTCTGGGTTTACGCAAGTGTAGTAATTGTTGGAGTCATTATACTTATTGGAGTTAGATATAATATTTCAAAATGGGTTAAAGAAGCGATTGTCCCTCCAGCTTATATTAAAAATATTGCAGAACAGCTTAAAGCAGATATTTCAATCCTCAATTGGCCAGGAGTTAGTGCATTCACCTTTAGAAAGAGAATTTTCCTTACTACTGGATTACTACAACTTCTCAATTTTGATGAGATAAAAGCTGTAATTGCCCACGAAACATATCATGTAAACTCAGGTAACATTCCAATAATTGCATCTTTTGTTGGAATAACTTCGCTTACATTCGTACGTTATAAGGAAGAGTATAAAGCGGATGAGTTTGCAGCGAAATTGGTTGGTGCTGATAACTTGATAACCGCTCTTAATAAAATGAAGGTGAAAAATCGTCTAAAGAGAATAGATGCAATCGATAAAACGATTTCCTCCTAA
- a CDS encoding BlaI/MecI/CopY family transcriptional regulator, translating to MVKIERFQIDKRGLGKFFSPIEVRLLELLWKLKKATSIEIQETCPDLSVACVAGTLDRLVKSGFVKKEADKSTKRVRFFYSPTGTKKEAETKISERILESLVDTFGTSVVDAFDNVRARRK from the coding sequence ATGGTAAAAATTGAGCGTTTTCAGATTGACAAAAGAGGACTTGGAAAGTTCTTCAGTCCTATAGAGGTCCGTCTCCTGGAACTACTTTGGAAACTCAAAAAAGCAACCTCGATAGAGATTCAGGAAACATGTCCAGATCTTTCAGTCGCTTGCGTAGCTGGCACTCTGGATAGACTAGTTAAATCTGGTTTTGTTAAAAAGGAAGCTGATAAAAGCACTAAAAGAGTTAGATTTTTTTATTCTCCAACAGGCACAAAGAAAGAAGCTGAAACGAAGATTTCTGAGAGAATACTAGAAAGCCTCGTTGATACTTTCGGAACGAGTGTTGTTGATGCATTTGACAATGTACGTGCGAGGAGAAAATAG